The following proteins are co-located in the Orenia marismortui DSM 5156 genome:
- a CDS encoding helix-turn-helix domain-containing protein translates to MKQAKKGNKNSLMELLNRFKPLIKKFSNELKYEEAESDLIISFIQIIKSCEIKEIDHEGQAVNYIYISLKNKKIDLFRMYIQRNQKEYEINLDILADKSITEIEDRILIKKLLTLLTDLQKKRS, encoded by the coding sequence ATAAAGCAAGCTAAAAAAGGTAATAAGAATTCTTTGATGGAACTTTTAAATCGATTTAAACCACTAATTAAAAAATTTAGTAATGAATTAAAATATGAAGAAGCTGAAAGTGATTTGATTATATCATTCATCCAAATAATTAAAAGCTGTGAAATAAAGGAAATTGACCATGAAGGACAAGCAGTTAATTACATATATATATCATTAAAAAACAAAAAAATAGACCTGTTTAGAATGTATATCCAAAGAAATCAAAAGGAGTATGAAATAAATTTAGATATATTAGCAGATAAAAGCATTACCGAAATAGAAGATAGAATTTTAATTAAAAAACTCTTAACATTATTAACCGATTTACAAAAAAAAAGATCTTAA
- a CDS encoding sigma factor-like helix-turn-helix DNA-binding protein has protein sequence MDYSEIEIGKSLNVSRQAVNRAKNRALNKIRKYLAS, from the coding sequence ATGGACTATTCAGAAATTGAGATAGGAAAAAGCTTGAATGTTTCTAGGCAAGCTGTCAATAGAGCTAAAAATCGAGCCTTAAATAAGATTAGAAAATATTTAGCTTCATAG
- a CDS encoding BhlA/UviB family holin-like peptide produces MESKILDLALSQGIWAVLAVILIFYILKAQEKRDLKQEEREEKYQNIITQLTDKLNIVEIMKEDLSEIKDYLYKN; encoded by the coding sequence ATGGAAAGTAAAATATTAGATTTGGCTTTGTCCCAAGGAATATGGGCAGTATTAGCGGTTATTCTTATCTTCTATATTTTAAAGGCTCAAGAAAAGAGAGATTTAAAGCAAGAAGAAAGAGAAGAGAAATATCAAAATATAATTACTCAACTTACTGATAAGCTAAATATTGTAGAGATTATGAAGGAAGATTTAAGTGAAATTAAAGATTATCTATACAAAAATTAA
- a CDS encoding DNA cytosine methyltransferase: protein MKYNNNFEIISLFAGCGGLDLGFEQAGFNVIWANEYNKKIWATYEENHKQTELDKRSIVDIESEEIPKATGIIGGPPCQSWSLAGSMGGIDDNRGKLFYEYIRILRDKQPEFFLAENVPGIISKRHIKEFNKIISMLEETGYNVTYKKLDSSDYGVPQSRKRVFIIGYRKDLNLKFDFNNVKKREIVTLKEAIGDLPKPLPAKEKNYTNGDDLEINGHEYFIGNFSSRFMSRNRRRGWDEVAYTIEASGRHAKIHPSAGEMTKVEKDKWIFDESKPYRRLSIRESARIQTFPDDFKFIYERLNDGYKMIGNAVPVKLSKVLAEVISNDLDSIKNLTNKKVSSF from the coding sequence ATGAAGTACAATAATAATTTTGAAATTATTTCTTTATTTGCAGGTTGTGGTGGTCTAGATTTAGGTTTTGAACAGGCTGGATTTAATGTAATCTGGGCTAATGAATATAATAAAAAAATATGGGCTACCTATGAAGAAAATCATAAACAGACTGAATTGGATAAAAGATCAATTGTTGATATTGAATCTGAAGAAATACCTAAAGCTACAGGAATTATTGGAGGACCTCCTTGTCAAAGCTGGAGTTTAGCAGGTTCAATGGGAGGAATTGATGATAATAGAGGTAAATTATTTTATGAATATATTAGAATCTTAAGAGATAAGCAACCTGAATTCTTTTTAGCTGAGAATGTTCCAGGTATCATATCTAAAAGACATATTAAAGAGTTTAACAAAATTATCAGCATGCTTGAAGAAACAGGTTATAATGTAACTTACAAAAAACTTGATTCTTCTGATTATGGAGTTCCTCAGAGTAGGAAAAGAGTTTTTATCATTGGTTATCGTAAAGATTTAAATTTAAAATTTGATTTCAATAACGTTAAAAAGAGAGAAATTGTAACTTTAAAAGAAGCTATTGGAGATTTACCTAAGCCGCTTCCTGCTAAAGAGAAGAATTATACTAATGGTGATGATCTAGAGATTAACGGACATGAATACTTTATTGGAAATTTTTCTTCAAGGTTTATGTCTAGAAATAGACGTAGAGGTTGGGATGAAGTGGCCTATACTATAGAAGCCAGTGGTCGCCATGCTAAAATACATCCTTCTGCTGGAGAGATGACTAAGGTAGAGAAGGATAAATGGATTTTTGATGAGAGTAAGCCTTATAGAAGGCTCTCTATTAGAGAATCAGCTCGAATTCAGACCTTTCCAGATGATTTTAAATTTATCTATGAACGATTAAATGATGGATATAAAATGATTGGTAATGCAGTACCTGTTAAACTTTCTAAAGTTTTGGCAGAAGTAATAAGTAATGATTTAGATAGTATCAAAAACTTAACTAATAAAAAGGTATCTTCTTTTTAA